The genomic interval GAACCGTTTTATAGAATGGTTTAACGAGAATGATAAAATTGATTTAGTAATAAAAGCAGCTATTGCACACCTTTGGTTTATTACAATTCATCCTTTTCAAGACGGAAATGGACGAATAACGAGAGCATTAACCGATATGTTGCTATCACAATCAGACAAAAGTACTCAACGTTTTTATAGTATGTCGGCTCAAATTAGGATTGAAAGAAAACAATACTATGAGATACTTGAAAAAACACAAAAAGGAGATCTCAATATAACCGAATGGATAAAATGGTTTTTAAACTGTTTAATAAATGCCCTAAAATCAACCGACAAAACTTTGACACTAGTATTATTCAAAGCTGACTTCTGGAACAAACACTCAAAAACAATTATAAACGAGCGACAAAAAAAGTTGCTAAACAAATTATTAGATGGATTTGCTGGGAAATTGACTTCTTCGAAATGGGCAAAGATTGCAAAATGTTCAAAAGACACTGCAATTCGAGATATTAATATCCTGATAAGCAAGGATATATTGCAAAAAGAAGAAGCAGGAGGAAGAAGTACAAGTTATGAATTAAGAAATTAATAATCGCCAGTTTGTAATCGAGTAGGCGGCTAATATTCCTTCATTAAAACTACGGCTAACAAAGTGTAGCTCTCACAATTTATCTGCTATAATAAAATGCAAGCATAAGCCTGACCTTTTGGTATTCCCAAACGAATAAAACTTCGCATTCTTTTGTTTGGCTTTTTCCAGTTTTGTCCGTACGGCTACTTTATTTTTTTTAATTTTGAATGCAATTTTTTATATATTTGAATCAAAATAAAAAACAATTTGATTTGATATGAGTGCTTTATTAATAATGCTTTTTACTTTCGGTGGTTATATTGTCATGTACAAAATTTATGGCAAATTTATCGGGAATAAAATATTTAGTATAAATAATAAAAACAGTGTTCCTTCTGTTGAGAAAGAAGATGGAGTGGATTATGTTCCTACAAAAAAACAGATAATTTTCGGGCATCATTTTGCATCAATTGCAGGAACGGGACCAATTGTAGGTCCTGCAATAGCAATAATCTGGGGCTGGGTTCCTGCAATGATTTGGATATTTGTCGGTAGTGTTGTTATGGGTGCAGTTCATGATTTTGGTTCATTAATAATTTCATTAAGAAATGATGGAAAATCAATTTCAGAGTTAACAGCAAAATATATAAATCCGCGAACAAAAATTTTCTTTTTCATTATCGTTTTTCTGGAATTATGGATTGTAATTTCTATATTCGGATTGGTAATAGCCATTATTTTCAGCATCTATCCTACTTCCGTTATTCCTGTTTGGTTACAATTACCTATTGCAATGTTATTGGGTTTTGTTATTTATAAAAAAGGAGGAAATTTAACTCTCTACACAATAATAGCTGTTGTTTTAATGTATCTTTCAATGGTAGTTGGTAATTTTATTCCTATTGAAATGCCTTCACTTTTTGGATTGCCATCAACAGCTGTATGGACAATTATTTTACTTATTTATGCATTTATTGCTTCTGTTTTGCCTGTTACTTCTTTACTTCAACCCCGAGATTTTATAAATGCTTACCAACTTGCAATAGCAATGACTTTGATAATCTTAGGGATTATTTTTTCTGCAGTTAGTGATGAGTTGGAAATTGTTGCTCCTGCTGT from Bacteroidota bacterium carries:
- a CDS encoding Fic family protein yields the protein MSYYIHQKDNWPNFIWKSDEFVNQLSEARNLQGRLIGKMESLGFDLRDEALLDTLTLDVLKSAEIEGELLNPEQVRSSIAQRLGMEFAGSIVSDRNVDGMVEMMIDATHNCFKPLTVDRLFDWHAALFPMGRSGIFKITVADWRKDKSGLMQVVSGSAGKEKVHFQAPDAIVIETEMNRFIEWFNENDKIDLVIKAAIAHLWFITIHPFQDGNGRITRALTDMLLSQSDKSTQRFYSMSAQIRIERKQYYEILEKTQKGDLNITEWIKWFLNCLINALKSTDKTLTLVLFKADFWNKHSKTIINERQKKLLNKLLDGFAGKLTSSKWAKIAKCSKDTAIRDINILISKDILQKEEAGGRSTSYELRN